The Streptomyces nigra genome includes the window GGGTACGAGCGGATCTTCGGCACGGTCGGCACCCAGCGTTCGCCGCGCACGCGCGGTGCCGTCGAGGACGTTGCGGCGATGGCGCGCGAGGGCTCGCTGACCGTACGGGACCTGGAGCGGCAGCAGTTCGCGAACCGGGTGCCCGTCGCCGATCTGGCGGCGGACGACGTGGCGACGGCGTGCGCCGGGCTGCCGGGCGGGACGACGACGGGCAGCGACGGCAAGGCGGTCGACGTGTCGGCGGCCTGCCGGGTGCTCGCGGCGTGGGACCGCACCATGGACACCGGCAGCCGTGGGGCCCTGCTGTTCGACCGGTTCTGGCGGAAGTTCAACGCGTCGGTTCCGGCGGCCGAGCGGTGGAAGGTGCCGTTCTCGGCGGCGGACCCGGTGCGCACCCCGAACACTCTCAACACCGGCGCGCCCGGGTTCGCGAGGGCGCTCGCGGACGCGGTGGCCGAGCTGAGGGCGGCGGGCATCGCGCTGGACTCCCGGCTGGGCGAGCACCAGTTCGTCGTACGGAACGGGCAGCGCATCGCCGTTCCGGGCGGCACCGAGCAGCTCGGGGTGTGGAACAAGGTGGAGCCGGTGTGGAATGCCGCGCAGGGCGGCTACCCGGAGGTGACGACCGGCTCCAGCCACATCCAGGCGGTCGGCTGGGACGGCAGCCGCTGCCCGGTGGCGCGGACGCTGCTGACGTACGCGCAGTCCTCCAACTCGAGGTCGCCGCACTTCAGCGACCAGACCCGGCTGTTCTCGGGTGAGAAGTGGGTGACGGCGCGGTTCTGCGAGAAGGACGTCCTGGCGTCGCCCGCGCTGCGGATCGTGCGGGTGCGCGAGCGCTGAGCGGTCACGGCCCCGCCGCGCATCCTCGACGGGCGCGGGGCGGGGCCGTGCCGTCTTGGACGGGCCTCTCACACGGGTATGGGCCACTTACATGGGCCGGGTCCGGCCCTGCCAGTACGGGTCGCGCAACCGCCGTTTGTACAGCTTGCCGTTGGGGTCCCGCGGCATCTCGGGGACGAAGTCGACGCTGCGGGGCCGCTTGTAGCCGGCGAGCCGTTCGGCGCAGTGGGCGAGGACGGCGTCCGCGAGGGCGGGGCCGGGTTCGTGGCCGGGGGCCGGCTCGACGACGGCCTTGACCTCCTCGCCCCAGTCGTCGTGCGGGATGCCGAAGGCGGCGGCGTCGGCGACCGCGGGATGCGAGAGCAGCACGGACTCGATCTCGGCGGGGTAGATGTTGACCCCGCCCGAGATGATCATGTCGATCTTGCGGTCGCGGAGGAAGAGATAGCCCTCCTCGTCGAGGTAGCCGAGGTCTCCGACGGTGAAGAGGTCGCCGACGCGGTTGGCGCGCGTCTTGGCCTCGTCCTTGTGGTAGCTGAAGCCGCCGGTGTCCATCCGCAGGTAGACGGTGCCTAGTTCGCCGGGCGGGAGCCGGTCGCCCTCGTCGTCGAGGACGGCGACCTCGCTGATCGGCCAGGCCCTGCCGACCGTTCCGGGTTTCTTCAGCCAGTCCTCGGCGGTCGCGAACGTCCCGCCGCCCTCGCTGGCGGCGTAGTACTCCTCGACGCACGGCCCCCACCAGTCGAGCATCGCCCGTTTGACGTGCTCGGGGCAGGGCGCGGCGCCGTGCAGGGCGTGCCGCATGGAGGAGACGTCGTAGCGGGCCCGGGTCTCCTCGGGCAGGGCGAGCAGCCGGTGGAACTGGGTCGGCACCATATGGGTGTGGGTGCAGCGGTGGGTGTCGATGGCGCGGAGCATGTCCTCCGGGGTCCACTTGTCCATCAGCACCAGCCGGTGGCCGATGTGCAGGGACGCGCCCGCGAACTGGAGCACCGCGGTGTGGTAGAGCGGCGAGCACACGAGGTGGACGTCGTCGAAGGACGGCCGGATGCCGAAGATGCCGAGGAAGCCGCCCAGATAGGCCTCCTCGGGGGCCTTGCCGGACAGCGGGCGGCGGATGCCGCGGGGTCGGCCGGTGGTGCCGGAGGTGTAGTTCATGACCCAGCCGAGGGTGCGGTCGGCGGGCGGCGACTCCGGTTGCCCGTCGAGGAGTTCGCGGTACGGCCGGAGGCCCTCGGCGGTGCCGACGGAGTAGCGGTGGGCCGGTGGGAGGCCCGCCTCGTCGGCGGCCTGGCGTGCGGCGGCCGCGTAGCGCTCGTGTGCGATGAGCACCTTGGCGCCGGAGTCGGCGACGATCCAGGCGATCTCGGGGCCGACGAGATGGTGGTTGACGGGCACGAGGTAGAAGCCGGCCTGCCCGGCCGCCAGATAGGCGGTGAGGAATTCGACGGAGTTGGGGAGGACGACGGCGAAGGCGTCGCCGCGTTCCAGTCCGGCGGCCCGCAGGCCGTGCACGAGGCGGTTGGCGTCGGCGTGCAGCCGGCCGGCGGCCCACCGCTCGCCGTCGGGGGTGACGAGGACGGTGCGGTCGGGTGCGGCGGTGGCCTGGGCCCAGAAGCCGACGGGTGCCGTGTTCCCGGCGGGTGCGGTGGAGGCACTGGTCATCGGTCGCTCCTTCCGGCGATGCGGTTGATGCGGTCGACGGCCCGTTCGAAGCCGCGGGTGAGGTCGTCGAAGACCTCCTGGACGCTGCGTTCGGCGGTCATCCGGCCGACGATCTGCCCGACCGGGGTGCCGAGGAGCGGTTCCACCTCGTACCGCTGGATGCGGGAGACGGCCTCGGCGACGAGGAGTCCCTGGAGGGGCATGGGCAGCGGGCCGGGGCTGTCCGCGCCGTCCCAGGCGTCGGTCCACTCGGTGCGCAGCTGACGGGCGGGTTTACCGGTGAGGGCGCGGGAGCGGACCGTGTCGGAGGACGTGGCCGCGAGGAGCTTGCGGGTGAGGGCGGGCGAGTGCAGATCCGCCTCGGTGGTGGTGAGCCACATAGAGCCCAGCCACACACCCTGTGCGCCGAGACTGAGCGCGGCGCACACCTGCTCTCCGCTGCCGATGCCTCCGGCCGCGAGGACGGGCAGCGGGTGGACCTCGGCCACGACCTCCGGGGTGAGCACCATGGAGGCGATCTCTCCGGTGTGGCCGCCCGCCTCGTAGCCCTGTGCGACGACGATGTCGATGCCGGCGTCCTTGTGCTTGCGGGCGTGGCGGGCGCTGCCCGCGAGGGCGGCGACGAGCACGCCCCGGTCGTGGGCGCGGGCGACGATGTCCGGGGGCGGGGAGCCGAGGGCGTTGGCGAGCAGCCGGATGGGGTGGTCGAAGGCGACGTCGAGCTGGGCGCGGGCGACCTGTTCCATCCAGCCGGTGATGCGCCAGCCTGCGGCCTCCCCGGCGGGCAGGTCGGGCACCCCGTACTTGGCGAGGGTGTCCTGCACGAACTGCCGGTGCCCGGGCGGGATCATCGCCTCGACGTCGGCCTCGCTGACGCCCTCGACCTTCCGTGCGGGCATCACGACGTCGAGGCCGTAGGGCAGCCCGCCGACGTGGGCGTCGATCCAGTCGAGGTCGTGGGCGAGGTCGTCCGGGGCCGTGTAGCGGACCGCGCCGAGCACCCCGAAGCCGCCGGCCCGGCTGATGGCCGCGGCGACGGCGGGGAACGGCGTGAAGCCGAAGACGGCGTGCTCGACTCCCAGGGTGGTGCTCAGCTCCGTCTGCATGGGCGCAGGATGCCGCAGTCACCCGGACGACGGAAGACCTTTTCTGACACATCGTCAGATCAT containing:
- a CDS encoding acyl-CoA synthetase, which produces MTSASTAPAGNTAPVGFWAQATAAPDRTVLVTPDGERWAAGRLHADANRLVHGLRAAGLERGDAFAVVLPNSVEFLTAYLAAGQAGFYLVPVNHHLVGPEIAWIVADSGAKVLIAHERYAAAARQAADEAGLPPAHRYSVGTAEGLRPYRELLDGQPESPPADRTLGWVMNYTSGTTGRPRGIRRPLSGKAPEEAYLGGFLGIFGIRPSFDDVHLVCSPLYHTAVLQFAGASLHIGHRLVLMDKWTPEDMLRAIDTHRCTHTHMVPTQFHRLLALPEETRARYDVSSMRHALHGAAPCPEHVKRAMLDWWGPCVEEYYAASEGGGTFATAEDWLKKPGTVGRAWPISEVAVLDDEGDRLPPGELGTVYLRMDTGGFSYHKDEAKTRANRVGDLFTVGDLGYLDEEGYLFLRDRKIDMIISGGVNIYPAEIESVLLSHPAVADAAAFGIPHDDWGEEVKAVVEPAPGHEPGPALADAVLAHCAERLAGYKRPRSVDFVPEMPRDPNGKLYKRRLRDPYWQGRTRPM
- a CDS encoding NAD(P)H-dependent flavin oxidoreductase: MQTELSTTLGVEHAVFGFTPFPAVAAAISRAGGFGVLGAVRYTAPDDLAHDLDWIDAHVGGLPYGLDVVMPARKVEGVSEADVEAMIPPGHRQFVQDTLAKYGVPDLPAGEAAGWRITGWMEQVARAQLDVAFDHPIRLLANALGSPPPDIVARAHDRGVLVAALAGSARHARKHKDAGIDIVVAQGYEAGGHTGEIASMVLTPEVVAEVHPLPVLAAGGIGSGEQVCAALSLGAQGVWLGSMWLTTTEADLHSPALTRKLLAATSSDTVRSRALTGKPARQLRTEWTDAWDGADSPGPLPMPLQGLLVAEAVSRIQRYEVEPLLGTPVGQIVGRMTAERSVQEVFDDLTRGFERAVDRINRIAGRSDR